The genomic region CGAAGAGTTCGAGGACCTGATGAAGGCCGGCATCGTCGATCCGACCAAAGTGGTGCGCACGGCGCTACAGAACGCCGCATCCGTTGCGGGTCTGCTCCTCACCACCGAGGCCATGGTGGCCGAGAAGCCCGATGAAAAGGGCGGCGGTCCGGCCATGCCTGGGGGCGGCGGCATGGGCGGTATGGGGGGCATGGGCGGCATGATGTAGGCCGCAATCCTTCCGCCTGCTGTTCTTACGACGGCCCTCCGTACAATGTGCGGAGGGCCGTCGCAGTTTTCAGGATCAACGCCTATTGGGTTGCCAGTTTGCTTTGCAGTCGCGCCACCGTGTCGGCGACCCCCGGCAGATGTGGCTCGCTCTGTGCCGCCGCCCGGCAATGCGCCAGCGCATCCCGTAGCTGGCCCAGCAGTTCCAACCCCAGACAGAGATTATACCGTGCCTGCGCAAAATCCGGCTTCAGCGCGACAGCCTGCCGGTACTCGCTGACCGCGAATACCAGCTGCCCAGCTTCGAGCAGCGCCACGCCCAGATTGTTGTGCGCTTCGGCATAAGCCTGCCTCAATCGTAGCGCCTGCCGGTACTCCTCGATGGCCGCGTCACGTTCGCCGACGTCGGACAACACCACGCCGAGATCGTTATGGGCCTCCGCCGAATTGGGGTTGAGGCGGATGGCTTCGCGGTACTCCTTTATGGCATCGGTCCGCCGACCGGCGCGGTACTCCTGCAGCCCTTTCTCGTAGTGCACTCGGGATGTCTGACTGGTGTTCCGAGCGCACGCCGCCAGGAGCGAGAGGCACAACACGGCACCAACAGACCATACACCGCTACGCATCAGCACCGCTCTTTAGCACTTCCGCCTCCCCTGTTGCCACCCTCTGACCGCACTCCCAAGCGCAGCCTTCACAGTCCGCGCAGACGCGGATCGGCAGTAGAGTCCGCGATGCGGAGCGCCCGTTGCGCCAGGTCCCCGGCGGCGCGAAACATGCCCTCGAAACCCTCACCCAGCGTCTTGCCTTGCAGGAAGCGCGCGTAGATGCCTTCGCTGATCACGGCGAGCTTGTACAGGGCAAGGACCTGGTAGAACTCGATGCACTCGACGTTGCGGCCGCTGCGCTTGGCGTACTCGGCTACGATCTCCGCGCGCGTGAAGAAGCCGGGGAGAACGGTGAACGTCG from Candidatus Binatia bacterium harbors:
- a CDS encoding tetratricopeptide repeat protein yields the protein MRSGVWSVGAVLCLSLLAACARNTSQTSRVHYEKGLQEYRAGRRTDAIKEYREAIRLNPNSAEAHNDLGVVLSDVGERDAAIEEYRQALRLRQAYAEAHNNLGVALLEAGQLVFAVSEYRQAVALKPDFAQARYNLCLGLELLGQLRDALAHCRAAAQSEPHLPGVADTVARLQSKLATQ